From a single Candidatus Thorarchaeota archaeon genomic region:
- a CDS encoding roadblock/LC7 domain-containing protein: protein MVSQEKLQTILSRLKSQEGVRGIVVTNMEGLPLSSDLDPETTEIVAAIVTSLVGKALEAVRELREGSLSFLTLDTTKGQINIAPDVKEGLILVVLKSTT from the coding sequence TTGGTAAGCCAAGAGAAGCTTCAAACGATTTTATCACGGCTCAAATCACAAGAGGGAGTACGTGGTATTGTTGTTACTAATATGGAAGGACTTCCCTTGAGTAGCGACCTTGATCCCGAGACTACTGAGATAGTTGCTGCTATTGTCACCTCTCTCGTTGGAAAGGCCCTAGAGGCAGTACGCGAACTTCGAGAGGGGTCGTTGTCATTCCTAACTCTTGACACCACTAAGGGTCAAATCAATATCGCACCTGACGTGAAAGAGGGCCTAATCTT